CGGCCGCTTACCTGGAGGCCCTTCTCTCCAGCTGGTCCCTCTCGGCCAGGGTGGCCCTGCAGGGAGGCGCAAGGGGTGAGCCCCGCACGGGGTCCCAGGACCCCTCCCCACCGCGTCACCCCACCGCCCTGCATGACTACTCACTGGCAGCCCCTCGGCCCCGGCGACACCCGGCATCCCCGGCTTCCCTGGCGGGCCCTGGGCGAGAGGAGGCGGTGTTGGGCGCCACGGGCCCCCGTGGCCCCCGCCACCCGCCCTAGCACCCTGCTCACCTTCTCCCCTggcagccccacggcacccTGGGGGCCAGGCAGCCCCTGCGAGAGAAGAGGTCGGAGGCGCTGGGAAGGTGCCGAAAGAGCAGTTGAGTCCCCAGCCCCTCTGGGACACCCCACACCTACCTGCGGACCCGGGTTTCCCTGTTGTCCTGGCGGGCCTGGCTCCCCCGGGATGCCCTGGAGGTGATGGAGAAATCCCATCGGGGCACATCAGCCCGCTGTGGATGCCCGGATACCTCCCTCCTGCCAGAGCCTCGCCACAGCCCCAGCCGCCCTGCCACACTCCTGCTTCACGTGGGAGTGGGGATGCTGGATCCCACGCCCCCACCCAGGAGCATCCCGCTCTCCCACCCGGGAGCATCCCGCACCCCTGCCCGGGAACATCCTGCCCTCCTGCCAGCAGCATCCTGCACCCCTGTTCAGGAGCATCCTGCTCTCCCACCCGGGAGCATCCCGCACCCCTGCCCGGGAACATCCTGCCCTCCTGCCAGCAGCATCCTGCACCCCTGTTCAGGAGCATCCTGCTCTCCCACCTGGGAGCATCCCGCACCCCTGCCTGGGAACATCCCATGCCCCCTCCCAGGAGCATCCTGCTCTCCCACCCAGGAGCATCCCACGCCACCACTGTCTGGCGCAGGTGGGGTTCCCCAGTGGGGCTCCACTCGCACCCACCGTGCTGCCCTCAGGCCCGGGTGCTCCGTCGATGCCGCCAGCGCCCTGCGGGacaagggaggaggagggtcAGGGCCGAGGTGGCGCCGTGCCGAGGGTGATGCCAAGCCCGGGCAACGCGCCCGGCAGCACGTCCCCTCGGCGCCaggatggacagacagacacaaGGACGGGGTGGGGGGTCTCGTACCGGTGGTCCGGGGAGTCCGGGGGAGCCACGCGAGCCGAGGAGACCTCGCGCGCCCTAGGGCCGAGGACGGAGGGGTCAGCGCTGCCGGCCGAGCCCCCACGGACCCGGCGCCCCTAGGCTCGCAGGCAGCTGAGAGCCCAGAGCTCTCCGGAAATCTCTCCCCCGGGGAGAAAGCTCGGGGGAGAaaggcagcccccagccccggctcGCCCTGCTCCCCGCGGCGCAGGTACTCACAGGTTCCCCCGGCTGCCCGCGGGGTCCCGGCAGCCCGTCGGGGCCCTGGAGGAGACGGAGCAGAGCTGAGCGCGTCCCGGCAGGggcccgctgccgcccccctTCCCACGCTGCTCACCTGGGCGCCTCTGCggccgggggggcccggggggcccAGCGGCCCCGCGTCGCCCTGCGGCAGAGAGGCGGTGagggctcggggcggcgggccggcggcgccgggacgGGGCGCAGCCCGCTCCCACTTACCCGCTGGCCCTTCtcgcccggcagccccgggagCCCCTCGAAGCCCCTGTCGCCCTGCGGGACGGGAGAGGCGTCGGGACGCGTcgaggggggcagaggggcccTGGGCGTCCCGgacccccagggacccccccgGCGGCGCCCAGCGCCGTCCCGCGCATGACACCTTGGGTCCGGTTTCTCCCGGGAGGCCCCTGGCGCCGTCAGCTCCAGCGCGGCCCTGCGGGAGAGGCagaggggtgggagggggccGAGGGCCGGGCGCCCCCCGGACGGGCAGGGGGGCGGCGCGGACCCCGGCTCGCAGCACTTACCCGCCTGCCCAGCttgcccggcggccccggcggccctggcggcccccgcgggccctggcagagagaaggggaaggcGTCGGGGCCGGGCACAGACCCCCGGCCCGCAGCCGCCCTCCCACCCGCCGCGGGACTCACCGGCGGCCCCAGGTCTCCCGCGTCGCCCTTCAGGCCGGGGTGTCCGGGCAGACCCTGGGGAAAGGGGAGAGCTCGGGGAGCCGCCGCAGGGCCGGGGCGCCCCGTGCTGCGcgtcggggcgggggggggggaccggACTCACCAGCGGTCCCGGGCGGCCGGTGAGCCCcatggggccgggggggccctTCATGGCGAGCTGGGGAGAGAGGGTGGGAGAGGGTTGAGCGGCAGCGGGAGCCAGgcggaggggccggggcgggcgccggaCCCTCACCTTCGCCTGCTGCAGGACCGCTTGGGCCTGGGCTTCTTGGAAGGAGACGGCGGGGCCCTCGGGGGAGTCTCCGCCGAACTGGAACTGGGGGGGTGCCGGCGGCTGAGCGGAGCCCCCGGGACGCCCGGCCCCCCGCGAGAGCCGGCGCGTGTCCCCGCCGGACGCGTCCCGGCGCCTACCGGCAGCATGAGCGTGgtccccgccgggccgcggctccCATGGGatcccggcagccccggccgtCCCGCGGGGCCCTGCcggcggagggggcggccgTCAGCACCCCCGtgccggcgggccggggcgctggCACGGCTGCCCCCCACCTCAACCCGGCACCCTACCTGCTCTCCGGGGTCTCCCGGCGGCCCCGGtggccccggcggcccccgggcACCCGGCTCCCCCTGCGGAGGAGGCGACGGGGCGTTAGTGCCGGTGCGGCCCCCCCCAGCCCGCGTGCCACCCCCTCCCCGCAGCGGCCCCGGCTCCTTACCGCAGCGcccgggggtcccggcggcCCCACAAACCGCCGGCCCTAGGGGAGGAGAGAGTGAGCCCGGTGCGCACCGGCGGCCCCGGCATCCCGGCCCGCACCAGCGGCCCCGCTCACCGGCTCCACGGCGGCCGCCTCGCCCTTCTCGCCCTTCTCGCCCTTGGTGCCCGGCTCCTGCAAGACGGGAGACTGCGGGGAGTGgggcccgccggcggcgcggccccggctccccccgcgccccctccccagccctaCCTGGGGCACCCACGTCCCCGGCTGCTCCAGCGGCCGCGCGGCCGGCGCCAAGCGCTCCCGGTGCCTGGACTCCTCGCCGGCGTCGTCCTCGCCacccgccggcggctccgcgctgccggCCTCCCGCGGCAGCGTGGCCTCGCCAGCGCCCTAAGGGAGGGGGCGATGctggggggcgcggggcggcaaGGGGGCTCCCCGGCACGGCGCAGCCCGCGGGGGTCCCGCGCTCCGGGGCTCGGCAGACGGCTGCTCCCGGGAACGCCGCTCCGGGGCAGGCCCCTTgcccgggcgcgggggcggccgccggctcccggcggcACCTGGAGTCCAGCCGCCCTcctgccgcgccggggctctCCGGTGCCGGCTGGGCCGCGGCTGACTCATCGGCAGGAggggccgcagcccccgggccgcccTTGGCCGGCACCGGCGCCTCCAGCTGCGGCCACGACGCGCTTCCAGGGCCAAGGGGGGCCAAGGCGGCGGCAGGGGCTCCCCGCCGCTCTGCGCTGGGGTCTGCAGCCGGGCGCCCCCGCAAGCTCCGGGGACAGCTCGGCCCCCGGCGCGCAGGGGCCCGTTCACCCCAGGCGCCCCAAGGCCGGCAGGCCAGGGGTTGCCGCAGGCAGCACGGCGTGCACGGGGGTTTCCTCCGGGACGCGGCCGGCTCTGCCTCAGCCCACGCTCGGAGCCGGCGCGCCCGGAGCCAGGCACGCCGCAGCCCCATCTGCAGCCGCAGAGGCGGGTTAGTCGCGCCCTACCTGGTCGTCCGCGGCGGAGGGCACCGGggcctcctgctgctccagcagctccttgtttctcctcttcttgCCCTTGCCCTTGCGCTTGCCCTTCCCTTTGCCCTTCTTGCCCTTCCGACGTGGGGCGGCCGTGGCCTCGGGGCCGCCCTGCACGGGGTGGTGCGGCGTCAGCGGGACGGGAGCAGGGCGCCCGGTGCGGCGTGCCAGCATCCCGCTGCAGCCGGCCCGAGCCCGGCAGCATCCCCGCAGGCCCTCCGGAGCCCCCGGCCCTTCTTCTTCCCACCTCAGCACCTACCTCCTCGGGAAAGGGGGCCACGAGCGGGTAGAGCAGGGGCTGGTCACAGCCTGGCATGTAGAGCTGGCAGTAGGAGTGAGCAGCCGCGGGGTCGGCCACGATCAGCAGCTGCTGGACGTCGCCCTGCAGGACAGGGGAGGCTAAAGGGGATGGCGCAAGGGCCGTGGCCACGCACACAGCTCGAGAGTCTGCAGAGCGCTGAGCATGGGGCTGTGCACGGGGCTGTGCAGGGGGCTGAGCAGGGGCTGTGCACTGGGCTGTGTATGGGGCTGAGCATGGGGCTGTGCACGGGGCTGTGCAtggggctgagcaggggctGTGCATGGGGCTGTGCATGGGGCTGTGCACGGTGCTGAGCAGGGGCTGTGCACGGATGGGGGCAGATCCGTGCACCGCTCTGAGCGGGATCCGTGCACGGCTCGGGGCagccagccccggccccggatGCAGCGCCGCGGAGAGGAGCAGACAAACGTGCCCTTGTTCGCCCGCCGGGGAGAAGGGCCTGGGGAGCTCAGCCCGCGCACCCGGCCGCCTCTTCGCCCGCGGCCCTGACCTTTGCAGCAGGAGAGCTCAGCGGGCAGGAATGTGGCCGGAGGCCTTTCCCAGTGGGAAAGAGGCTGACCCACAGGCATGGGGAGGGGAACAGGAGCAAGCCCAGAGCGAGCGGGCCCGCTGCTGGCCACCCACGACCCGGCCGATCCCCGTCCCCCGGCAGCTCCCGGGTCTCCACATCCCCTGCACCCACTGCTGGGACCAGCGGGGAGGCTTTGGGGAGGGAGGCCACGGGGGGACCCACCTCGAACACCTCCTCGTCCAGGAGCCGAGCCCCGAAGAGCGTCACCCCCTCGGTGCTGACGAGGGGCTGGGGGCCCCGCTCCAGGGGCAGCGTCACGAGGAGGTGGCAGTCCACCAGCAAGGACACGTTCCTGCCCTCCACGGCCAGCGCCACGCGGTGCCACCTGCGGGCGCGGGGCTTAGTGCAGCCGGGGCAGCCGGGCACCTGCTCCCCTCCAGCCCCGGCACTCACCTGCCGTCGGCCAGGTCCACCTTGCGGAAGACGGGATACTGCTCCGGGGCCGGCTGCCCATCCTGGTCCTCATAGAGGAAGACGGGCGAGCGGCCGATCTccaggcccagctgctgcaCGCCCCGCTCGTCGTAGACAGAGAGCAGAAAGGCCTGCCCGCCTCGCCGGGCGCGCACCGTGGCCAGGATGGAGAAGTCCTCCGGGAAGGGGCCGTCTGCGCCGGGGGGAAGGAGGGACCGTCAGGCCGAATGCTGCTTCGTCCCccgggagcagctctgcaccgCCAGGACAGATCATCCCCCTGGGAGCAGCTCCGCACCGCCGGGACGGATCGTCCCCTGGGAGCAGCTCCGCACCCCCAGGATGGATCGTCCCCTGGGCTCTGCACCGCCAGGACGGATCGTCCCCTGAGAGCAGCTCCGCACCCCCAGGACGGATCGTCCCCTGGGCTCTGCACCCCCAGGACAGATCGTCCcctgggagcagctctgcacccccAGGACGGATCGTCCCCTGAGAGCAGCTCCGCACCCCCAGGACGGAGCATCCcctgggagcagctctgcaccgCCAGGACGGATCGTCCcctgggagcagctctgcatccAGAGATCAGTTCTGCACCCCCAGGACGGATTGTCCCCCCGGAGCAGCTCCTGGCACACCTGGGAAGAGCTGCCTCGTGGGTGCGCTGAGCTGGGTGCGGTTGTCCACGCGGAAGGCGAAGTCGGGGTCGTCGGCCCCCGGGCGCTGGGCGCAGATCCCGGTGGTGACGGAGATGCCCTCGCGGCCGTGCTGCACGCCCAAGGTCTGCAGCACATCCACGGGCATGGCTGCGGGGCGAGCGGAGAGCCGTTGGGCGGCGGGCTCGGCGCTCCCGGCCGGGGACCGCGTCCCCACCCCCCTGCCTGCGTGCTgccgagcggggccggcccggTGCCAGGCAGCTGTGTGGGCCCAAGGTCCGGCCCGCGGCAGCCGGATTCCTTCGCTGCATTCCTCCGCCCCCGGCCCACCTCGGCCAGGCTCTGCTCCCCGGGGtgccggggcgccccgcggggccgcagGGCTCTGCCGCCCGCGGGAGACCCCCGACACCCCTCTGCCCGGGGCCCTGCACGTGcctgcccggggccgggcgcggaggGAGTGTTAATCCCGGCGCAGGCAGGTGTGCGGGGGGTGCAGCTCGGGGGAGAGGATCGCATGCACATCAGAGAGCGCGGggcccccgcccgcggcggcccccggcctccccccgcccgccggAGACGCCTGTCCGGGCAGGCCGGGaaggggcggccgggcgggggaGCGCTGCTGGGGgctccctgccccctccccacgcTCCCACCCGCGCGCCAGGCAGGGGCCGCGCGtgggggccgtgctgggaaCGGCCTGACCCCGCTACGGCCGGGACGTCTCTCAGGCCCTCCTGACCCCGGCGCGTGGGTCCGGCTTCCTGCCGGGCTCCCCGGGGAAGGGCCGGCTCACGGCCGCCGCACGCCGGGCGTGCATGGGGGACACCAGCAACTGCCCCCCCCAGGAGGGAAGCCCCGGTGTGGCCCAACCTCCCCGTGCCCCACGGATGTCGGGGTGCAGGGATCGGGGCGGCAGCGCCAGGAATAACCCCCCGGCACCTCGTCCCGGCTCAGTGGAGATGTGGCAAAGCTCCCGGGACTGGGACAAGGGGGAGAGTCCGCCaccccccgagccccccccccccggcctggCAGAGAGAGGACCACGGAGTCTGGGACCCCCCACCAGCcccgggggggcccaggcgtccgggcacgCAGAGGCACTGCAGTGGGGCCCGGAGCACCCACGAGGTCCGGGGGGGCCCGGggagccccccccccggacccccGGTCCCCGCGGGGCGGCGTGGGGCCCTCCAGGCCCTGTCCGTGGTGCTGAAGGCGGCGGGGCCCCCGGGGACTGCGGGTGGAGGGGACCCACGCGTGGGGTCCGGCCGCCGTCGCGCCCCCTCCGCTTGGCTGGGGTTGGGGGCGGCAGGAGCCCGACGccaagccccccccccagcggcgcggcgcgggctgggcgcgggcggcgccgcgcgcggaCGTGGGAACGCCGCAGGCGTGGGAACGTGTGTCCGCGgggcccccccgccgcgcccccccccccgccccgccgcggtTACCTGCCCTGCCCGGGCGCAGCCCGTGCAGCACGGCGAGCAGGGCGAGCAGCCGCTCCAtgcccggggcgcggggcgcggagcgcggagccgggagcgcggggccggccctgccctgccgcTCGCAGACTCGCCGGGGCTGCtcgcagcgcggcgcggcgcggcggggagggccgagcccgccgggcgcccccgcctcccgcccggcccggccccccgcagccccccccggcccggcccggcccggcccccggcagctccccccggcccggcccagtctcccccctccccggggggctgtggggagccACTGCAACGCCCacccccctcccagccccacagcaagGCGGGCTGTTCGGAGACGCACGGCCCCACGGCGAGGCCGAGTGTTTGGGGATCTCCAGCCCCACGGTGAGGCCGGCTCTTGGGGGTGTTCAGCCCCACAGTGGAGCCGACAATCTTGGGACACCTGTCCCAACCGCAGGGCTGGCTCTTGGagacccccagccccacggtgAGGCCAGCTCTTGCGGGTGCCCGGCCCCACGGCGAGGCTGGCTGTTTGGGGGCATCCAGCCCCATAGCGAGGCCATCTCTTGGGGGTGCCCGGCCCCATGGCAAGACCAAATGTTTGGGGATTCCTAGCCCCATGGCAAGGCCAGCTACTGGGGGTGCCTGGTCCCACGGTGAGGCTGGCTGTTTggggacccccagccccacaggcagccccacggcagcgTGGTTTCCCGGGGGCACCAGGCCCCACAGCCGGCAGTGCAGCCGGCTCTGGGCTGCGGGAGCCCCCAGGGCCCGGCTGGCCGGAGTCGCCCCCATTGCCTCATCGCCTGACTCACAGCCTCTCGGCTCTGATCCACTGAcccatttttccatttcctggcAAATATTTACTGCTGTCTCTGCAGTAACAGGCCCCCAGGCTCAGCGGGGCTGCAGacgcccccggcccggggggctGAGCCCCTGCCCCGTGGCGCGGCGGCCCGGACCCCCTCCCCGACCCTGCAGCTGCCTCGTCCCAGCCCCTCAGGCTGCTCGAGCCGGGCTGTGCGCCGgccggggccgtggggggcTGTGGGCGCCCTCCGGATGCCGCGGCCCCAGCCCCCGTGCCCCGCCGGGGGCTCCCTGCGGGCGGCCTTGCCCGGGGCGGGCGGTGCGGGGCAGCGGGCCGAAGCCCCGCGTCCCTGTGccctccccggggccgcccgcggcggctgATCCTGCCCCCACGTGATGCCGGGTCCTGATCTCATAAGAGCCTTTGGACCCGAGGCCGGCGCAGCCATggccagccccgcgccccgcacCGTCCTCATCACCGGCTGCTCCTCCGGCATCGGCCTCGCCATCGCCGTGCGCCTGGCGCACGACCCCCAGCACCGCTTCCAGGGTGAGGAGCGTGCAggggcccggccctgccgccccgGGCACGGGGGGGaggacgggacgggaaggggCCTCTGCTCCCCACCGGCACGGCGGGAAGGGGCCAGGAGCCCCCCAGGACGGGGTGGCCCAGCAGGGGTGCGGGCTTTGGGGCTGATGCTCACCCCGTCTGGACCCGCCGGCCTCTCCCACCCCTTGGCGCCAACCCCTTCGTGCAGGGGCagctcggggcggggggacacgggtgctgtggggcagccccagAGCCTCTTCCTGCGGCCACAACATGACTCCGAGCCGGCGCGCAGACCCCTCGCCGGCAGCGTGAGGGCTGGGACGGCCACGGGACACGCTGGGCGCACACGGGTGCAACGCTGCGCCCAACAGCGCCGTGCACGCGGGACCGCAGCGCACGCCGAGGCGCGGagcgcacgcacgcacgcacacgcaGCACCCCGCACACGACAGCGCCGCGCACACGCGCGCCTGCAGctcgccgcgccggggctgcccggtGCGGGGCGATTAGCCGCAGAGGGGGGCGGATTATCCGCTGTGTTACCCAAGCGGCTTAAGGAGCGCCATCCCGGCTTGACCCTGCGACCTTCAGTCccgggcgcgggggcagcggggacgGGCGcggggcagtggggcagtgcGCGGTGGCGGGGGCCACCAGTGccgctgcccccctccccgcccccccagTCATCGCCACCATGCGCGACCTGCGGAAGaaggagaagctggaggaggcggcggggccggcgctgggCCGGACGCTGAGCATCCAGCGCCTGGACGTGTGCAGCGACAGCTCGGTGGCCGAGTGCATGGGCAGCATCCCCGGGGGCCGAGTGGATGTGCTGGGTgagccggggcgcggggccgggggcggcccggcggcggcaaCGGCGGCAGCGGCCCGGCGAGCCCCTCTGTGCCGCAGTGAACAACGCCGGCGTGGGGCACATCGGCCCCGTGGAGAGCATCAGCGTGGAGGAGATGAAGCGCCTCTTCGAGACCAACTTCTTCGGCGCCGTGCGGATGATCAAGGCCGTCCTGCCCGACATGAAGCAGCGCCGGAGCGGCCACATCGTGGTCATCAGCAGCGtgatggggctgcagggtgaggcgggggccgggcggcggggcggcgggcggcggggccccccgAGCTCAGCCCCTCTCCGCCGGCAGGGATCGTCTTCAACGACGTCTACGCCGCCTCCAAGTTCGCCGTGGAGGGCTTCTGCGAGAGCCTGGccgtgcagctgctgcagttcaaCGTCTTGTGAgcgcgcgggggcagcggggaccGGGCCGGCGGCAGCTCCGCGCCCCGCCGAGAGCGGGGGCAAAgccgggagcgcggccccgACGGCGCCCTGGGCCCCGCAGCATCTCCATGGTGGAGCCGGGCCCCGTGAACACCGACTTCGAGCTGAAGCTGATGGAGGAGGTGTCGCGGCGCGAGTACCCCCGGCGCCGACGCGGCCACGGTGCGGTACTTCAGGGACGTCTACCTGCCGGCCTCGCAGGAGATCTTCGCCACGCTGGGGCAGAGCCCCACGGCGGTGGCCGAGgtgcgggccgggccgggggccgggggccgcggcgggggtccccggggccggcgctgaGCCCCGCCGTGCCCGCAGGCCGTGGCGCGTGTGGTcggggcccggcgcccggcTTTCCGCACGCAGACCAACCGCCTCTACACGCCGCTGGTGGCCCTCAAGTACGCCGACCCCTCGGGGGACCTGTCCGTGCGCACCTACTACCGGCTGCTCTTCCGCTACGGCACCCTCTTCCAGCTCAGCATGGCCGCGCTGCGGTGCCTCACCTGCGCCTGCTGCCGACGCCGGGTCGTCCCGGCGTGAGCGCCGCGGCCACCGCGGCCACCACCACCGCGGCCACGGCCACCACCGCGGCCACGGCCACCGCGGAGGGGAGCGCGCCCCGGCGGGACGGGAGTCCCTGTCCCAGGAGGGGTCCAGGGGTGTTTTAGGGAGTCACTGGTGAGGGGGGTCTGGGGGGAccctggggggtggggggaggaggggagctCTGGGGCTTCGGGGAGCCAGAGGGGCTTTAGGGGACCAGGGATGGCTGTAAGGGActtgggggggggagtggggagaTTCAGGGAACCGGAGGACTTTAGGGGACCTGGGAGGGGGGATTTA
Above is a genomic segment from Rhea pennata isolate bPtePen1 chromosome 33, bPtePen1.pri, whole genome shotgun sequence containing:
- the RDH8 gene encoding LOW QUALITY PROTEIN: retinol dehydrogenase 8 (The sequence of the model RefSeq protein was modified relative to this genomic sequence to represent the inferred CDS: deleted 1 base in 1 codon) — encoded protein: MASPAPRTVLITGCSSGIGLAIAVRLAHDPQHRFQVIATMRDLRKKEKLEEAAGPALGRTLSIQRLDVCSDSSVAECMGSIPGGRVDVLVNNAGVGHIGPVESISVEEMKRLFETNFFGAVRMIKAVLPDMKQRRSGHIVVISSVMGLQGIVFNDVYAASKFAVEGFCESLAVQLLQFNVFISMVEPGPVNTDFELKLMEEVSRREYPGADAATVRYFRDVYLPASQEIFATLGQSPTAVAEAVARVVGARRPAFRTQTNRLYTPLVALKYADPSGDLSVRTYYRLLFRYGTLFQLSMAALRCLTCACCRRRVVPA